The sequence ACATTCCATCACTTCCCATAATGATCAAGTGTTCTTTTGTGGTGGGAACAAGTAAGaactagtctcttagcaactttgaagtttgTAACACAATATTGTTGGCTATAATTCAATGTCTACAATACAATGTTGTTGACTACAGTCACtctgctgtacattagatctccagaactcgTATCTGCCAGTtccaagtttgtacccttaaactaCATCTTTTAATACCATCTGACTAAGTAGTTTTTGAATGCATGCTGAATAATTACgtcacaagaaaagaaagcacatcGGTGGGTAACATGAGGGAATATTCAACATAAAGAGCAGATTCGTCGTCCTCCAACTTCTGAAAGCCTTTTATGAGAAGAAGGAATTAAATTTGCTGTGCGTGTCTGGAAGGGGTAAAACTAAAACCAATGTGttgaagatgaagagagagaggaaacagatcCAAAATGAGCATTAACGGGTAGAACTGTCCACAGATGGAGGTTCATACAGTAGCTAGATGACCAAGCAGAAGGTACGTAGTACAGGACACTTCAGCATCCCATGGGGATTAGGACACTTGCTGACCAGGTTCTTTCCAAATCTGAATCTCTGTGTCTCTTGTCTTCACAGGAATTTCCAAATACAAACCCAAATTAATTTGAATCAGAAACACCAGCTCAGGGCTCAGCTCCAAAACACGTGGAAGAAACATAGATGCCCACGGAGACTCGGCCACGTACAGGATTTCCCAAAAACAAGCTCTATAAGTTGGCCCAGAAATATAAAGCTAACTTCTACCATAGAAAGAATCTGTCCTTCAATTCTgggatgttgttgttgttgttgttgttgttgttgttgttcattctCACCCTCAGATCAATTGTTTATATTGAATCCATGGACACGAATAATCTTACTACGGTAACAGAGTTCATTCTCATGGGCTTTACTGACTACCACATGTTGGAGATTCCCCTCTTCCTGACGTTTCTCATTTTCTATATCGTCACCCTTCTGGGGAATGTGGGGATGATCGTTCTGATCCAAGTGGATGTCCAACTCCACAtgcccatgtacttcttcctgagCCACCTCGCCCTGCTGGATGCCTGCTACGCCTCGGTCATCACTCCTCAGATCCTGGCCACACTGGCCACAGGCACGACGGTCATCTCCTATGGCCAGTGTGGTACCCAGTTCTTTTTCTTCACCTTCTGTGCAGGCACAGAGTGTTTCCTGCTGGCagtgatggcctatgaccgctatgttGCTGTTAGCAACCCACTGCTCTACACTGTAGCCATGAATCCTAGAATTTGCTGGAGTTTGGTGGTGGAAGCCTATGTCTGTGGGATGTTAGGGTCCATTGTGCGTACCACATGCACCTTCACCCTCTCCTTCTGTGACCACAATCAGATCAACTTCTTCTTCTGTGACCTCCCGCCCCTGCTGAAGCTCGCCTGCAATGACACAACAAACACTGAGATTGTCATTGTCTTCTTCGGCAACTTTGTGATCTTAGCCAATGCCTTGGTCATTCTGATATCCTACCTGCTCATCATCAAGGCCATTCTGAAGGTGAAGTCTCCAGGTGGCAAGGCCAAGACTTTCTGCACATGTGCCTCCCACCTCACTGCTGTGGCCCTTTTCTTTGGGACCCTCATCTTCATGTATCAGCGGAGTGGCTCGGGCAAGTCCCTGGAGGAAGACAAGGTCGTGTCTGTCTTCTACACTGTGGTCATCCCCATGCTAAACCCTCTGATCTACAGCCTAAGAAACAAGGATGTGAAAGCAGCCTTCAGAAAGGTCACTGGTAGACTCCAGGTGTCCCTGAGTGTGTAGATATGAGTGATAGGACCTTACCTCCTGGTCCATTTTCTTCCCATATCAATATATCCTAACAGGCACCAGCAGTCTATGCAACTTAGCCCCACAAATAGAGAGAAGGTAGATGGGTGTCAGCAGGCGCACAAGAAAAACTgcaaatatgataaaaatcaTTTCCAGCAACCCCATGGTGCTTTATTCTTCTCCCCATCTCGCACTCCAGCCCATTTCTTAGCATACAACAGTCTTATGATACTGCCTGATATCTTCACTTACAGAATGTCAGGGGTCCAGGGGGCCTTGAGTTTATCTCATCTCACCCCAAGTCTTTGCAGCTGTCCTTGGCTTTCCCatcctttccttctcatttttttcctcccattaaTACTGCCTTTTTCTATGTCAAAGATTCTATCTGGGGATTCTAGCGATCAATGCTAAATagtcttttgtcttcttttaataGATGAGTGACTGATCACCTCAGCAAGCAGGGAGTGCCAAATAAGACAAATCTGAGTCTCTAAGTGGCCAAGGGAAGGGAGTGTTTGAGAAACGGGCCTTTCTCCTCACCATTCTAGCCTCTGGTCACTTTCCTTCTTGCTCATGCCACAACAATGGAATTTGCAAGCTGCCTTTCCACCTGATCACATCCCACTGGCTTTGCTGTTCCTGCTGTGTAAGGTTACTCTGACATCTCCAAGATGAACTAAAGTCACCTTACCTTTGGCTCCTCAAAGGCCAACTCGCTGGTTTCTGCGGGACACGACGCATTGCTTCTCTTCTCTATTCCCATTGCCTGCCTTGAAGCAAGCCTCCCATTTCCAGGAACAGCAATGTTAGAGAACAAAGACAGGTATAAGGAAAACATTAAACCACACATTATCTTCGCCGGCAGAAGGTTTAGTAAGAGGGGAAATAACTAAATCCTCTATTTAGTGAAAGAGACCGCAAAAACCCTTCAGGGCAAATTCTGCTTTGCTCCTTAGGGAACTCACCCCAAATCCAGAGTCCGGACCAAATGAGCTCTCAATAATTACTTTTGAATGGATTTTTATGGCACATGCATGGTCTCATTTGACCCTCATGGAAACTCCGTAAAGCAAATAAGAAAGACAGGGCTGAATAGAAGGTTCCTATTTTGCAGTTAAGAGAATGCTTTCTCACAGTCCCTTCGGATCTTTGCTTAAAGTCTCTTTGTTCTGCACATACAGCAGGAGACAAGGCACAGCTTTCAGACTCAGGCTTGTATCTGAATCCCGATTCTCCTACTAACTCACTGTGAAATGTACCGTAAAGGGCTTCATTTCTCAGATCTTAATTTTCCTCAGGTCTAAAACAAATGTAACAACTCCTAATTCAAGAgcatattgtaaaaattaaatgaggtaaggggcgcctggctggttcagtcagaagagcatgcaactcctgatcttggggttgtaagcttgagccccacgttgggtatagagcttcctaaaaacaaataaataaacttaaatttaaaaaaaaaaaggtaaaatcttaaactaaataaataagtgaggTGATGAATAAGAAATCTCCTAGCATAAATCCATTGCTCAATATGTActgttctcttcccttcccttccctttccctcacttTCACCCCGGACCTTGCCACAATCCCATGGCtgttaacaaaaatgaaacagatcACAAACAACTAGTAGTGAAAGATAGTGAACTGAGGAAGATGAACAATTCAATCTTTTCACCCAAGAAATAAAACGAACATTGGTGTTtagctggggtggggtggatttATCTGCACCCCACATGGTCAAGGATAACCAAAAGATGTCTTTTCGTTGAAGACATAAACACCCAGTCAGTCAGTAAACCCCTCTGCTGAACTTTGATTTTATGAGAAGTTGGTCCTCTGTGGCACTCTGTATGGAAACAACCATCTTAAATGGACCATATTCAATTTAaccatattaaatttaaattctgtattaaaaTGGCCCACCGCCCTGCCTAAAGTTGATTGGTTCAGAAATAAGCACCTGACCCAGTGTaggtttgattaaaaaataaataaataaataaataaataaataaataaataaataaataaatataattcctGGGCATTATGAAGTTGAACATGTAAAACAGATGCAGAATAGGTGACCAGATTGCCCAAGGTAGAGAAGTcaagaaagacacaaaaaggaAGCAGTTATTCAAAGAGAATCAGAAATAACAGACTAAGGAGGAGCCCTGAAAGGTTCCATTCGGGGCTTTCCAATGCAGCCACAATAATTTTCTTGCTTCCCTTAAGGCACACTGGGATCCAACAACGAATTCCCCCTTGGGGACTAGTTCAGGCTTAGTCATCAGGTTCAAAGGATTCCATACTTCTAGAACCGGAACGGGGAGGAGTTCTTCAGCATATTACAGCAGATCCACACTCATAGACACTGATTTTATCTCCACCCTTCAAATAAAGAAAGGACTGGGTCTCAGTACCCTGGATACTTCTATCATACTCCCTTTATAAGAGAAACTTTCCCGCCCAGAGCCCTTTGCTTGGGTAACCACTGTTCTGGCACTTGGTCTTGCCCTTTGGGTGATCGGATCAGACTAGAATAAGCCCCTGACCCACATTTCATCAATtcatgaacaaaacagagagccATGAGGTGTCCTACCGTTATACAATGATTATTAAGCAGGACCCATAAAGTTATCTCCCTCTTGAGGATCTAAAccaaaaaatatgagaaaagctAAGTTATTTGAGAAACAAGACTCAGAAATTATAATCAGAGATGACAAAAATGGCTGAGTCACGTTAATGGGCAGACCAAAGAGAAAATGCGCGAATGTCAGATGCTAAGGAGGCAGCAATAAACCTGGTCCTTAGTGCTGCATTAGATCTTTCAGGTCTTGAATGATGTA is a genomic window of Acinonyx jubatus isolate Ajub_Pintada_27869175 chromosome D1, VMU_Ajub_asm_v1.0, whole genome shotgun sequence containing:
- the LOC106979547 gene encoding olfactory receptor 9I1, whose product is MDTNNLTTVTEFILMGFTDYHMLEIPLFLTFLIFYIVTLLGNVGMIVLIQVDVQLHMPMYFFLSHLALLDACYASVITPQILATLATGTTVISYGQCGTQFFFFTFCAGTECFLLAVMAYDRYVAVSNPLLYTVAMNPRICWSLVVEAYVCGMLGSIVRTTCTFTLSFCDHNQINFFFCDLPPLLKLACNDTTNTEIVIVFFGNFVILANALVILISYLLIIKAILKVKSPGGKAKTFCTCASHLTAVALFFGTLIFMYQRSGSGKSLEEDKVVSVFYTVVIPMLNPLIYSLRNKDVKAAFRKVTGRLQVSLSV